One part of the Halobellus ruber genome encodes these proteins:
- a CDS encoding ABC transporter substrate-binding protein, translating into MSSRRQYLAGIGAGAATLTAGCVGSITGGGGSTLKLLDWNYVYADGILDRFERETGVPVELQAAQSSAQSLSLLRSGRSDHDIVALGNYAVPPAIEEGLLQPVDLEQVPAYDDILNVVKKEYFRSDGSVYGVPRSFGQTPLAVNTEMIDDDITSLAALFDDAYGGMIGGRDDARLQILYERAAAGTEPLNPTSADAVDFDRLRERLATHVDLSGGLWSSGGESEQLLRSGEVGVQPVWNYVISSMRDAGVPVERVYPEEGTKAWFIQFCIPESAENVEAAHRFIQEWHAEFGYESLMAPSNIAVPNERVFRENNVELSAFGLDDPSRFIYEEPKPQSLIEQYVQVWTEAKSAAGE; encoded by the coding sequence ATGTCGTCTCGGAGGCAGTATCTTGCGGGGATCGGCGCGGGAGCGGCGACGCTCACGGCGGGGTGTGTCGGCTCCATCACCGGCGGTGGGGGGTCGACACTCAAACTGCTCGATTGGAACTACGTCTACGCCGACGGGATACTCGACCGATTCGAGCGCGAAACGGGGGTTCCGGTCGAGTTACAGGCCGCACAGAGCTCGGCCCAGAGCCTCTCGTTGCTCCGCTCCGGACGGTCGGACCACGACATCGTCGCGCTCGGGAACTACGCCGTGCCGCCGGCAATCGAGGAGGGACTGCTCCAGCCGGTCGACCTCGAACAGGTGCCCGCGTACGACGATATCCTCAACGTGGTGAAAAAGGAGTACTTCCGGTCTGACGGGTCGGTGTACGGCGTCCCGCGGTCGTTCGGGCAGACGCCGCTTGCGGTCAACACGGAGATGATCGACGACGACATAACGAGCCTCGCGGCGCTCTTCGACGACGCCTACGGTGGGATGATCGGCGGTCGGGACGACGCCCGACTCCAGATCCTCTACGAGCGGGCGGCTGCGGGGACGGAGCCGCTGAACCCGACGAGCGCCGACGCGGTCGACTTCGACCGGCTCCGGGAGCGGCTTGCCACCCACGTCGATCTCAGCGGCGGGCTGTGGTCCTCCGGCGGGGAGTCCGAACAGCTACTCCGGTCGGGCGAAGTCGGGGTACAGCCCGTCTGGAACTACGTCATCTCGTCGATGCGGGACGCCGGAGTCCCGGTCGAACGAGTGTACCCGGAGGAGGGGACGAAGGCGTGGTTCATACAGTTCTGTATCCCCGAAAGCGCCGAGAACGTCGAAGCCGCTCACCGGTTCATCCAGGAGTGGCACGCGGAGTTCGGCTACGAGTCGCTGATGGCGCCGTCGAACATTGCGGTCCCGAACGAACGGGTCTTCAGGGAGAACAACGTCGAACTGTCGGCGTTCGGTCTCGACGATCCGAGCCGGTTCATCTACGAGGAACCCAAGCCGCAGTCGCTGATCGAACAGTACGTACAGGTATGGACCGAGGCGAAGAGCGCCGCCGGCGAGTGA
- a CDS encoding aspartate kinase, whose amino-acid sequence MRVVAKFGGTSLGSGDRINRAADSIAAAVEAGHEIAVVASAMGNTTDELLEEIEFEAEDRDRAEIVSMGERTSVRMLKAALAARGINAIFVEPGSDEWPIIANDLGEVDIEETTRRVEELAADLGSVVPVITGFLAQNKAGEITTLGRGGSDTTAVMLGRYMGADEVVIVTDVEGVMTGDPRVVEGARNVGRITVDELRNLSFRGAEVVAPSALSYKDDGLGVRVVHYQHGDLLTGGTLIEGEFQNLIDMQEDPLSCITVAGRALRNSPGILADLSKVLGDAGINIDAVASGMDSVTFYMHEGRAKEAENLLHSKVVEDQTLSSVTVEDGIAVIRVTGGELPNRPGVILDIVQPISEAGINIHDVITSATSVAIFVAWDDREETLKIVQEEF is encoded by the coding sequence GTGCGCGTAGTCGCGAAGTTCGGGGGGACGTCGCTGGGGAGCGGCGACCGGATCAACCGCGCCGCCGACTCCATCGCGGCGGCGGTCGAGGCGGGCCACGAGATCGCGGTCGTCGCCTCGGCGATGGGCAACACCACCGACGAGCTCTTAGAGGAGATCGAGTTCGAAGCCGAGGATCGGGACCGCGCGGAGATCGTCTCGATGGGCGAACGAACCAGCGTCCGGATGCTCAAAGCCGCGTTGGCCGCCCGCGGGATCAACGCGATCTTCGTCGAACCCGGCAGCGACGAGTGGCCCATCATCGCCAACGACCTCGGGGAGGTCGACATCGAGGAAACCACGCGCCGGGTGGAAGAACTCGCTGCGGACCTCGGCTCGGTGGTCCCGGTGATCACCGGCTTTCTGGCGCAGAACAAGGCGGGTGAGATCACCACCCTCGGCCGCGGCGGTTCGGACACGACGGCGGTGATGCTCGGCCGGTATATGGGCGCCGACGAGGTCGTCATCGTCACCGACGTCGAGGGCGTGATGACCGGCGACCCGCGGGTGGTCGAGGGCGCGCGCAACGTCGGCCGGATCACGGTCGACGAACTCCGGAACCTCTCGTTCCGCGGCGCCGAGGTGGTCGCGCCCTCCGCGCTGTCGTACAAGGACGACGGCCTCGGGGTCCGGGTAGTACACTACCAGCACGGCGACCTCCTCACCGGCGGGACGCTCATCGAGGGGGAGTTCCAGAACCTCATCGATATGCAGGAGGATCCCCTCTCGTGTATCACCGTCGCCGGCCGCGCGCTCCGGAACAGCCCCGGGATCCTCGCGGACCTCTCGAAGGTGCTTGGCGACGCCGGGATCAACATCGACGCCGTGGCGAGCGGGATGGACTCGGTCACGTTCTACATGCACGAGGGCCGCGCGAAGGAGGCCGAGAACCTGCTGCACTCGAAGGTGGTCGAGGATCAGACGCTGTCGTCTGTCACCGTCGAGGACGGGATCGCGGTCATCCGGGTGACGGGCGGGGAACTCCCCAACCGCCCGGGAGTCATTCTCGACATCGTTCAGCCGATCTCGGAGGCGGGGATCAACATCCACGACGTGATCACGTCGGCGACGTCGGTCGCGATCTTCGTTGCGTGGGACGACCGCGAGGAGACGCTGAAGATCGTCCAAGAGGAGTTCTGA
- a CDS encoding Lrp/AsnC family transcriptional regulator, which produces MTYRPDEIDRRILYYLGANARDTSAPMIADEVDVTPATVRNRINRLEEHGIIRGYHTDIDYERSGGKVTTQFTCTAPVGKRSALANKAESTPGIVHVRELLAGQDNLVITAVGEDTADINRIAHQLSAAGLSIQREDIVIDETFQPYHRFAPEEDRAPSPVTDFHAVAGGGELVEFTVSETAGIAGVTLDDAHQQGLVPEEVLIVGVEREGAHITPNGNTEIKPGDVVSVFSPETLPEELVTAFDSDPQPANN; this is translated from the coding sequence ATGACGTATCGGCCTGACGAGATCGACCGGCGAATTCTCTATTATCTCGGTGCCAACGCGAGGGATACGTCCGCTCCGATGATTGCCGACGAGGTGGACGTCACCCCTGCGACGGTTCGCAACCGGATCAACCGGCTGGAGGAACACGGGATCATCCGCGGCTATCACACTGATATCGATTACGAGCGGTCCGGCGGAAAGGTGACCACGCAGTTCACCTGTACCGCTCCTGTGGGGAAGCGGTCAGCACTCGCCAACAAGGCAGAATCAACACCAGGGATCGTCCACGTCAGAGAACTGCTCGCCGGGCAGGATAATCTCGTGATCACCGCCGTCGGCGAGGATACGGCCGATATCAACCGTATCGCGCATCAGCTCTCGGCTGCTGGACTGAGTATCCAACGTGAGGACATCGTCATCGACGAGACGTTCCAGCCGTACCACCGGTTCGCTCCCGAGGAGGACCGTGCCCCGTCGCCGGTGACCGACTTCCACGCCGTCGCAGGCGGCGGCGAGCTCGTCGAATTCACCGTCTCCGAGACCGCCGGTATCGCCGGCGTGACGCTGGACGATGCCCACCAGCAAGGGCTGGTGCCCGAGGAAGTTCTGATCGTGGGGGTCGAACGTGAGGGGGCTCACATCACGCCCAATGGAAATACCGAAATCAAGCCGGGAGATGTAGTCTCGGTGTTTTCGCCCGAGACGCTGCCGGAAGAGCTCGTCACTGCCTTCGATAGCGACCCACAGCCGGCGAACAACTGA
- a CDS encoding potassium channel family protein, translated as MSKDLRIVIVGGGRVGYHTARRLDNRGHDIVIVEKDEDRVQFLSDQYIASVIHGDGGRPSVLREAQLERSDVIAGLTSYGAMTNVGICMTAQRVAPDIKTVARIDHGDHEEFEEIVDAVVYPEELAAHTAANDIIDVSGGGVRTIEEITDRLELIEIEVAEGAPAAGKSLDAVSFPRGAVVVAEQHTGNFPGPDMVLEPGVQYILAVQTGVSDEVVRLLRG; from the coding sequence ATGAGCAAGGACCTTCGCATCGTCATCGTCGGCGGCGGCCGCGTCGGCTATCACACGGCACGGCGATTGGACAACCGCGGGCACGACATCGTTATCGTCGAAAAGGACGAGGACCGCGTCCAGTTCCTGAGCGACCAGTACATCGCCTCCGTGATCCACGGGGACGGTGGCCGCCCGAGCGTGCTCCGGGAGGCGCAACTGGAACGCAGCGACGTTATCGCGGGGCTCACGAGCTACGGCGCGATGACGAACGTCGGGATCTGTATGACCGCCCAGCGGGTCGCGCCCGACATCAAGACCGTCGCCCGGATCGACCACGGCGACCACGAGGAGTTCGAGGAGATCGTCGACGCGGTGGTTTATCCCGAGGAATTGGCCGCCCATACGGCTGCCAACGACATCATCGACGTCAGCGGTGGCGGCGTCCGGACGATCGAAGAGATCACCGACCGGCTGGAACTCATCGAGATCGAGGTCGCCGAGGGAGCACCGGCCGCCGGGAAATCACTCGACGCGGTATCGTTCCCCCGAGGTGCAGTCGTCGTGGCCGAACAACACACGGGGAACTTCCCGGGTCCCGATATGGTGCTGGAACCCGGCGTTCAGTACATCCTGGCCGTCCAAACGGGGGTGAGCGACGAGGTCGTTCGGCTCCTTCGAGGGTGA